The following DNA comes from Cedecea neteri.
GGCCACGGCCACCGTCACGGCGTTCACCGCTGAAGCTACGGCCAGCACCTGCCCCAGCGCCTTCACGACGTGGACCACGACCGCCTTCACGACGCTCGCCGCCGAAGCCACGACCACCGTCACGACCGCCACGGCGTTCGCCGCTGCGCTCTGGACGAGGCTGTGCGTCACCCAACAGCTGCATATTCATCGGCTTGTTCAGAATACGAGTACGGGTAAAGTGCTGCAGTACTTCACCTGGCATGCCTTTCGGCAGCTCGATGGTGGAGTGAGTCCCGAACAGCTTGATGTTACCGATGTAACGGCTGCTGATGTCGCCTTCGTTAGCGATAGCGCCAACGATGTGACGAACTTCAACGCCATCATCACGGCCCACTTCGATGCGGTACAGTTCCATATCGCCAGCGTCACGACGCTCACGACGTGGACGATCTTCACCACCACGCTCTGGACGGTCGCCACGTGGGCCACGGTCATTACGGTCGCCGCGACGTTCGAAACGATCGTCACGCTCTTTGAATTCGCGACGTGGGCGCATCGGTGCATCTGGTGGCAGGATCAGAGGACGCTCACCCTGAGCCATTTTCAGCAGGGCTGCAGCCAGCGTTTCGATGTCCAGCTCTTCTTCAGCAGAAGGCTGAATTTTAGCCAGCAGGCCACGGTACAGGTCCAGATCGCTGCTTTCCAGCTGCTGCTGAACTTTAGCGGCGAATTTAGCCAGACGACGCTCACCCAGCAGATCTGCGTTTGGCAGCTCTACTTCTGGAATAGTCAGCTTCATGGTGCGTTCGATGTTGCGCAGCAGGCGGCGTTCACGGTTCTCAACGAACAGCAGCGCGCGGCCAGCACGACCAGCACGACCGGTACGGCCGATACGGTGAACGTAAGACTCGGAGTCCATCGGGATGTCGTAGTTAACAACCAGGCTGATACGCTCCACGTCCAGGCCACGGGCCGCAACGTCGGTGGCGATCAGGATGTCCAGACGACCATCTTTCAGGCGCTCCAGGGTCTGCTCACGCAGCGCCTGGTTCATGTCACCGTTCAGCGCGGCGCTGTTGTAACCGCTACGCTCCAGCGCTTCAGCCACTTCCAGGGTCGCGTTTTTGGTACGAACGAAGATGATCGCCGCATCAAAGTCTTCTGCTTCCAGGAAACGAACCAGTGCTTCGTTTTTACGCATGCCATAAACAGACCAGAAGCTCTGGCTGATGTCCGGGCGAGTAGTTACGCTGGACTGAATACGCACTTCCTGAGGATCTTTCATGAAGCGACGGGTAATGCGACGAATCGCTTCCGGCATGGTGGCAGAGAACAGCGCGGTCTGATGTTCGGCCGGGATCTGCGCCATGATGGTTTCAACGTCTTCGATGAAGCCCATACGCAGCATTTCATCCGCTTCATCCAGCACCAGACCTTTCAGGCCGGACAGGTTCAGGGTACCGCGTTTCAGGTGGTCAAGCAGACGCCCTGGGGTACCCACAACAATCTGTGGTCCCTGACGCAGGGCGCGCAGCTGTACGTCATAACGCTGGCCGCCGTAAAGGGCCACAACGTTCACGCCGTGCATATGTTTAGAGAAATCCGTCATGGCTTCAGCAACCTGAACCGCCAGTTCGCGGGTCGGGGCCAGCACCAGAATTTGTGGTGCTTTCAGCTCAGGATCGAGGTTGTTCAGCAGCGGCAGGGAAAACGCTGCAGTTTTACCGCTACCAGTCTGGGCCATACCCAGAACGTCACGGCCATTCAGCAGGTGTGGGATACACTCAGCCTGAATTGGTGATGGCTTTTCGTAGCCCAGATCGTTCAGGGCCTGAATGATAGAGGCATGCAGCCCCAGATCAGAAAAAGTAGTTTCGATGATATCAGTCATGTAGTACATGTGCCTCGTTGATGGCGGCCAGTCTACGTAACTCATCGTGAAATTGATCTGCAATTTTCATTGAAAAGTGTGAACCGGCTCAAATTTGATTGATTAACGAACAAAAACGCCCTCACCCGTGAAGGTGATGACTTTAGTTAAAAAGTTTATGGGACGATCGTTGTTCGTCAGCTATTGCTGGTCCGATTCTGCCAGGTCGTCATGCTCCTGGCCCAAGAGCGCTAATTCCAACAATGCATAACGATGCTCAACGTAGTTGTGTACGTTGTTAGCAACCGCTAACTTGAACAGTGCCTTGGCGCTGTCCTTATCCCCCAGACTTAGGTAGTACTTACCTAAATAGAAGTTGGTTTCACTGAGATGCTCAGCGAGCGAGGTGTTATCCGTTGCGTCCGCCTTGAGGCGTTCCATTAGCTCTTTTTCGCTAATGTTGCCCAGGTAGAACTCGACAATATTCCATCCCCATTGCTCTCTATCCGATTTCTCGAGACGCTGTTGTAGCGCCACTTTGGCCTGTTTTTCGTCTAAATTGCGTTCAGCAATATAGAGCCACAGGCTACGGAAAGGATCGTTGGGATCGTCTTGATAAAACGCCAGCAGATCATCTTGCGCTAAACGATAACGACCACCGTAATAGAGGGCGATACCGCGATTTAAGTGCGCGTAGTTGTAAGTTGGATCAAGCTCAAGTACAGAATCAAACGCTTCATAGGCAGCATCAAAATTGCCTGCCTGCGTTAAATAAATGCCTAAGTAATTGAATACTTCAGGCATATCGGGACGGATGGCCAGCGCTTGTGAAAAATCATTCCGCGCCAGAGCCCTCAGACCGAGGCTATCATACAACACTCCGCGCTCATATAAAAGCTGTGCGCGTTCGTCATCGGTTAAAGCCCGACTGGCAAGTATTTGTTCCATGCGTGCCAGAATCACTTCCTGCTGCAGCGTAGGCTGCAATGGCACCGCTAATACTTCGTTCTTACGCCAGGCAGAGTTGCTGCATCCGGCCAGCGTGATAGCTGTCGCAACGAAACACCAGCGCAAAAAAGGCTTCATTTCCTACTCCCGAAGACAACAAATGGATGAACGTCCTGTCCCCCGGCTGCAAACGAGACATCCTGTCCCGTAACAAACAGCTCTCCATGTCACCATGGAGAGCTTAATTGGCAAACCTTACTCAGCTTCTGGCGCGGCTGGTGCTGCACCTTCTGCCGGAGACTGCTCGGTTGCTTCTTTAATGCTTAAACGGACGCGGCCCTGACGGTCAACTTCCAGTACTTTCACCGGAACTTCCTGACCCATCTGCAGATAGTCAGTCACTTTCTCTACGCGCTTATCAGCGATTTGAGAGATGTGAACCAGACCTTCTTTACCGCCGCCGATAGCAACAAACGCACCGAAATCAACGATACGAGTGACTTTACCGTTATAGATACGGCCCACTTCGATTTCCGCGGTGATCTCTTCGATACGACGGATAGCGTGTTTCGCTTTGTCACCGTCGGTCGCTGCGATTTTAACGGTACCGTCATCTTCGATTTCGATGGTGGTGCCGGTTTCTTCGGTCAGCGCACGAATCACAGCCCCACCCTTACCGATCACGTCTTTGATCTTGTCTGGGTTGATTTTGATGGTGTGAATACGTGGTGCGAACTCAGAGATATCGCCACGAGGTGCGTCGATAGCCTGTTCCATCACGCCCAGAATGTGCAGACGCGCACCCTTAGCCTGGTTCAGAGCCACCTGCATGATTTCGCGGGTGATACCTTCGATTTTGATATCCATCTGCAGCGCAGAGATACCTTCACGGCTACCGGCTACTTTGAAGTCCATGTCGCCCAGGTGATCTTCGTCACCCAGAATGTCGGACAGAACTACGAAGTTGTCGCCTTCTTTCACCAGGCCCATTGCGATACCCGCAACGGCGGCTTTGATTGGCACACCTGCATCCATCAGTGCCAGAGAAGCACCACACACGGAGGCCATGGAAGAAGAACCGTTAGATTCGGTGATTTCAGAAACCACACGAACGGTGTACGGGAATTTATCAGCTTCTGGCATAACGGCCAGAACGCCACGCTTCGCCAGACGGCCGTGACCAATTTCACGACGCTTAGGCGAACCTACCATCCCGGTCTCACCTACGGAGTACGGAGGGAAGTTGTAGTGGAACAGGAAGCTGTCAGTGCGCTCGCCCATCAGCTCGTCCAGCGTCTGTGCGTCACGTGCGGTACCCAGCGTTGCGGTAACCAGCGCCTGAGTTTCACCACGGGTGAACAGTGCAGAACCGTGAGTACGCGGCAGAACGCCAGTACGAACGTCCAGGCCACGAATCATGTCTTTCTCACGGCCATCGATGCGCAGCTCGCCTGCCAGAATACGGCTACGAACAACGTTTTTCTCGATAGCGTGCAGAATGTCAGACAGCTCGCCAGCATCCAGAGATTCGTCTTCTGCGGTCAGCGTCGCGATAACGTCAGCTTTGATGACGTCAACCTGGGCATAACGCTCTTGCTTCTCAGTGATACGGTAAGCATCGCTTAGGCGGGATTCAGCCAGTGCGGCAACGCGCGCATTCAGCGCTACGTTCACAGCTTCTGGCTGCCAGTCCCAACGTGGTTTACCGGCTTCGGCAACCAGCGCGTTGATTTCTTTGATGACAATCTGCTGTTGATCGTGGCCGAAGACAACGGCACCCAGCATCTGGTCTTCGCTCAACAGTTCAGCTTCGGATTCAACCATCAGCACTGCGCTTTCGGTACCGGCAACAACCAGATCCAGCTTGCTGGTTTTCAGCTCTTCAGCGGTCGGGTTCAGCACGTACTGGTCATTGATGTAACCAACGCGAGCGGCACCGATTGGGCCGTTAAACGGAATACCGGACAGGCTCAGCGCTGCAGAAGCACCAATCATGGCAACGATATCAGGGTGAACCTGTGGGTTTACGGAAACAACGGTGGCGATAACCTGCACTTCGTTGACGAAACCTTCAGGGAACAGCGGGCGAACCGGGCGGTCAATCAGACGCGCGATCAGGGTTTCGCCTTCGCTTGGACGGCCTTCACGACGGAAGAAGCTACCTGGGATACGACCAGCAGCGTAGGTACGCTCCTGATAGTTAACGGTCAGCGGGAAGAAGTCCTGGCCTGGCTTGGCTTTTTTCTGGCCAACAACGGTAACGAATACCGCGGTGTCATCCATGCTTACCATTACAGCAGCGGTAGCCTGGCGAGCCATCATGCCGGTTTCAAGCGTGACCGTATGCTGGCCATACTGGAATTTACGAACGATCGGATTCAGCAAAATAAGATCCTTTAAAATGACGGGCAGCACGTGGCTTCACGCGCCGCCGTTGGTACCCGACCTTCATCGCATCCTCGCGACTAATGACAATCCTAACCCGTTCTGACGGGTAAAGCCTCTCATTAGCCGCGCGAACCTCTGCAATAAAGATCACACTCAGCAACAATACATTAGTTTCCATAGAATTGCTGCCGTCTGGTTGAAAAAAGGGGCCCTTACAGGCCCCTTTTTCTGAAACTCGCAAGAACTAGCGACGCAGACCCAGGCGCTCGATCAGGCCAGTGTAACGTGCTACATCTTTACGTTTCAGGTAGTCGAGCAGTTTACGACGCTGAGAAACCATACGCAGCAGACCACGACGGCTGTGGTGATCTTTTTTGTGCTCTGCAAAGTGACCCTGCAGGTGGTTAATCTGTGCAGTCAGCAGTGCAACCTGAACTTCGGTAGAACCGCTGTCGTTAGTACCACGACCAAACTCGGAAACGATTTTAGCTTTAGCTTCAACGCTTAGAGACATTTTCAACTCCAACATTATAGATAAATAAACAGGGTGCCGATCTCTAATTCAGCAACCCCAGTGCACGTCTGAACCAGTTGTTAAACAATGGGCCAGCCGTTAAGCCGCGCTATTTTACCTGTAGCGCCCTTTTACCGCAAGGTAGCGACAAAAGTCAGACGGGATATTCGACGACCAGGCGACGCGGAGCAACCCGGCCCTCACCATCGATTTCACCCATGCCGATAAACTTCTTCTCTTCGCCTTCAGTGACGCGCACCAGCCCTTCGGCCTGAACGCCAGCCACCCGAACTGGATTACCGTTTTTAAAGTAGACGGCTACTTCAGGCAGCAAATTCACCAGCGGGAAATCTGAGGCAGGGCTATCCATCGGCATCAGCAGCGGATCCAGCATCTCCGCAGGCTCGCGCTCCTGTCGATGCGCCTGTTCGACCAGCTCGTTGAGCTGATCCAGAGTGACCATGCGCTCAATCGGATATTTACTTACAGCCAGGCGACGCAGGAAAATAACATGCGCTCCGCAGCCAAGTTTTTCACCGAGATCGTCAACGATCGTACGAATGTACGTTCCCTTAGAGCAGTGAACTTCCAGCTCCAGCTCATCCCCTTCATGGCGAATAAACAGCAGCTCATACACCGTGATTGGGCGAGCTTCACGTTCAACTTCAATACCCGCGCGCGCATATTCGTACAGGGGCTTACCCTGATGCTTAAGCGCAGAGTACATCGATGGAACCTGCTCGGTATCCCCGCGAAAGCTCTCCAACGCAGCAGCAAGCTGCTCGGCGCTAAAGCTAATTGGGCGCTCCTGGACCACAATGCCGTCGGCATCAGATGTGTCCGTGCGCTGCCCAAGTTTGGCAATCACGCGATAACGTTTGTCGGAATCCAGCAGATACTGGGAGAACTTCGTCGCTTCACCAAGACAAATCGGCAGCATGCCGGTCGCCAGAGGATCCAACGCCCCGGTATGACCCGCGCGGTTTGCGTTATAAAGGCGTTTTACTTTTTGTAATGCGTCGTTGGACGAAAGGCCCTGAGGCTTATCGAGCAACAGTACACCATGAATATCACGACCACGACGACGAGGACGACTCATCAATCCTCCTTGCTGTCGTCCGTATTCACGCGACGCTCGTCATCATGA
Coding sequences within:
- a CDS encoding DEAD/DEAH family ATP-dependent RNA helicase — its product is MTDIIETTFSDLGLHASIIQALNDLGYEKPSPIQAECIPHLLNGRDVLGMAQTGSGKTAAFSLPLLNNLDPELKAPQILVLAPTRELAVQVAEAMTDFSKHMHGVNVVALYGGQRYDVQLRALRQGPQIVVGTPGRLLDHLKRGTLNLSGLKGLVLDEADEMLRMGFIEDVETIMAQIPAEHQTALFSATMPEAIRRITRRFMKDPQEVRIQSSVTTRPDISQSFWSVYGMRKNEALVRFLEAEDFDAAIIFVRTKNATLEVAEALERSGYNSAALNGDMNQALREQTLERLKDGRLDILIATDVAARGLDVERISLVVNYDIPMDSESYVHRIGRTGRAGRAGRALLFVENRERRLLRNIERTMKLTIPEVELPNADLLGERRLAKFAAKVQQQLESSDLDLYRGLLAKIQPSAEEELDIETLAAALLKMAQGERPLILPPDAPMRPRREFKERDDRFERRGDRNDRGPRGDRPERGGEDRPRRERRDAGDMELYRIEVGRDDGVEVRHIVGAIANEGDISSRYIGNIKLFGTHSTIELPKGMPGEVLQHFTRTRILNKPMNMQLLGDAQPRPERSGERRGGRDGGRGFGGERREGGRGPRREGAGAGAGRSFSGERRDGGRGPRREDGAATARRRFGDA
- the rpsO gene encoding 30S ribosomal protein S15 → MSLSVEAKAKIVSEFGRGTNDSGSTEVQVALLTAQINHLQGHFAEHKKDHHSRRGLLRMVSQRRKLLDYLKRKDVARYTGLIERLGLRR
- the truB gene encoding tRNA pseudouridine(55) synthase TruB yields the protein MSRPRRRGRDIHGVLLLDKPQGLSSNDALQKVKRLYNANRAGHTGALDPLATGMLPICLGEATKFSQYLLDSDKRYRVIAKLGQRTDTSDADGIVVQERPISFSAEQLAAALESFRGDTEQVPSMYSALKHQGKPLYEYARAGIEVEREARPITVYELLFIRHEGDELELEVHCSKGTYIRTIVDDLGEKLGCGAHVIFLRRLAVSKYPIERMVTLDQLNELVEQAHRQEREPAEMLDPLLMPMDSPASDFPLVNLLPEVAVYFKNGNPVRVAGVQAEGLVRVTEGEEKKFIGMGEIDGEGRVAPRRLVVEYPV
- the pnp gene encoding polyribonucleotide nucleotidyltransferase, with protein sequence MLNPIVRKFQYGQHTVTLETGMMARQATAAVMVSMDDTAVFVTVVGQKKAKPGQDFFPLTVNYQERTYAAGRIPGSFFRREGRPSEGETLIARLIDRPVRPLFPEGFVNEVQVIATVVSVNPQVHPDIVAMIGASAALSLSGIPFNGPIGAARVGYINDQYVLNPTAEELKTSKLDLVVAGTESAVLMVESEAELLSEDQMLGAVVFGHDQQQIVIKEINALVAEAGKPRWDWQPEAVNVALNARVAALAESRLSDAYRITEKQERYAQVDVIKADVIATLTAEDESLDAGELSDILHAIEKNVVRSRILAGELRIDGREKDMIRGLDVRTGVLPRTHGSALFTRGETQALVTATLGTARDAQTLDELMGERTDSFLFHYNFPPYSVGETGMVGSPKRREIGHGRLAKRGVLAVMPEADKFPYTVRVVSEITESNGSSSMASVCGASLALMDAGVPIKAAVAGIAMGLVKEGDNFVVLSDILGDEDHLGDMDFKVAGSREGISALQMDIKIEGITREIMQVALNQAKGARLHILGVMEQAIDAPRGDISEFAPRIHTIKINPDKIKDVIGKGGAVIRALTEETGTTIEIEDDGTVKIAATDGDKAKHAIRRIEEITAEIEVGRIYNGKVTRIVDFGAFVAIGGGKEGLVHISQIADKRVEKVTDYLQMGQEVPVKVLEVDRQGRVRLSIKEATEQSPAEGAAPAAPEAE
- the yrbN gene encoding protein YrbN → MKIADQFHDELRRLAAINEAHVLHD
- the nlpI gene encoding lipoprotein NlpI; this encodes MKPFLRWCFVATAITLAGCSNSAWRKNEVLAVPLQPTLQQEVILARMEQILASRALTDDERAQLLYERGVLYDSLGLRALARNDFSQALAIRPDMPEVFNYLGIYLTQAGNFDAAYEAFDSVLELDPTYNYAHLNRGIALYYGGRYRLAQDDLLAFYQDDPNDPFRSLWLYIAERNLDEKQAKVALQQRLEKSDREQWGWNIVEFYLGNISEKELMERLKADATDNTSLAEHLSETNFYLGKYYLSLGDKDSAKALFKLAVANNVHNYVEHRYALLELALLGQEHDDLAESDQQ